In Topomyia yanbarensis strain Yona2022 chromosome 2, ASM3024719v1, whole genome shotgun sequence, one DNA window encodes the following:
- the LOC131679644 gene encoding uncharacterized protein LOC131679644 encodes MAIEKVLGMWWCTSSDAFTYKVGRSRNDRALWQGQPYPTKREVLRVLGLIANFLMVLKILLQEVWRSGNQWDDPISESSFEKWKRWLQVLLRVEQVTVPRCYRIRTSSSANYEVQLHTFVDGSENGFATAVYLRFVQKGIVECVLVSAKTRVAPLKFTSIPRLELQAAVFVAFRVSEILEITEINEWRLVPTKLNVADDATKWTGQPDMTANSRWFKEPDFLWRPEAEWPQPPTKSGSSTAELHPNLLIHYTASSKRCVNIVVHVYPFPANCKLQLQGKSIVTGHQQQKKLKKAESYLHRHAQLEAYQGEMTLLQQRTYQLTPVLDQRGVIVMKGRTRFCDFVTEDAKNPIILPRDHHLTTLIIAYYHQKYHHQNHEATINETRQKYKISRLRVCYAKVRRRSQQCKNDSSVPRPPIMADLPPARLAAFSRPFTHVGIDYFGPIGYVNGKRVEKRWAILATCLTIRAQGRRKALNLAAICPTKKPTDEVLQSLLTEIKNVVNSRPLTRVPVDDESDPALTPNHFLLGSSNGTKPLTVNDDSGIVLHQGWRVSQTLVNQFWRRWLTNYLPEITRRTKWFIHTKPVCAGDVVVIVDPKLPRNCWPKGKIIETCNTRDGQIRSATVRTVNGMY; translated from the exons ATGGCCATCGAGAAAGTGCTAGGGATGTGGTGGTGTACGTCGTCGGACGCCTTCACCTACAAGGTCGGCAGGAGCCGGAATGATCGAGCGCTGTGGCAAGGCCAACCGTATCCTACTAAAAGGGAAGTACTCCGGGTGCTCGGACTGATTGCTAACTTCCTGATGGTCCTGAAGATTTTACTGCAAGAAGTTTGGCGATCTGGCAACCAGTGGGATGACCCGATCAGCGAATCTTCGTTCGAAAAGTGGAAGCGGTGGCTGCAGGTTCTCCTGCGAGTGGAACAGGTCACGGTCCCGCGATGCTATCGTATTCGGACTAGTTCCAGTGCAAATTATGAAGTACAGCTGCACACATTTGTCGATGGCAGTGAGAACGGCTTTGCCACCGCCGTATATCTACGTTTTGTCCAGAAGGGGATCGTGGAGTGTGTCCTAGTCTCGGCCAAGACACGGGTGGCACCGCTGAAATTCACTTCAATTCCGAGGCTTGAACTCCAAGCAGCTGTT TTTGTGGCGTTCAGAGTGAGCGAGATTCTCGAAATCACCGAGATAAATGAATGGCGCTTGGTGCCTACCAAGCTGAACGTAGCCGATGACGCTACCAAATGGACTGGCCAACCGGATATGACTGCCAACAGCAGATGGTTTAAAGAACCAGATTTTCTTTGGCGTCCGGAGGCGGAGTGGCCACAACCGCCGACTAAAAGCGGTTCCTCAACCGCAGAGCTTCACCCCAATCTACTGATACACTACACGGCTTCTTCGAAGCGATGCGTCAATATCGTCGTACATGTATACCCCTTTCCAGCCAACTGCAAACTGCAACTCCAAGGGAAGTCGATCGTTACAGGTCACCAACAGCAGAAGAAGCTCAAGAAGGCAGAGAGCTACCTTCATCGCCACGCGCAACTGGAAGCGTACCAAGGAGAAATGACCCTGTTGC AACAGCGAACTTATCAGCTAACGCCCGTACTGGATCAACGGGGCGTCATTGTGATGAAGGGTAGAACACGGTTCTGCGACTTCGTTACAGAAGATGCAAAGAATCCAATTATTTTACCTCGCGACCACCACCTAACCACCTTGATCATAGCATACTACCACCAAAAATACCACCACCAGAACCATGAAGCCACCATAAATGAAACCCGCCAGAAATACAAGATTTCTCGACTACGAGTTTGCTACGCTAAAGTCAGAAGGCGATCCCAACAGTGTAAGAATGATAGCTCAGTTCCACGTCCTCCAATTATGGCCGATCTCCCACCAGCACGACTCGCGGCATTCTCACGTCCGTTCACACACGTTGGGATCGACTACTTCGGGCCAATTGGGTACGTCAACGGTAAAAGAGTGGAGAAACGATGGGCAATACTCGCAACCTGTCTAACCATTCGTgcgcagggccggcggaaagcgttg AATCTGGCTGCCATCTGCCCGACGAAGAAACCGACTGATGAAGTACTCCAGAGCCTTCTGACTGAGATTAAGAACGTAGTGAACTCTCGGCCATTGACCCGCGTTCCGGTGGACGATGAATCGGACCCCGCTCTAACTCCGAACCATTTCCTGCTCGGTTCCTCGAATGGAACGAAGCCACTCACTGTAAACGACGACAGCGGCATCGTGTTGCATCAAGGCTGGCGCGTATCGCAAACGCTAGTCAATCAATTCTGGAGGCGCTGGTTAACAAACTACTTGCCAGAGATTACCCGAAGAACGAAGTGGTTCATCCATACGAAACCCGTGTGTGCAGGAGACGTCGTTGTCATCGTCGATCCGAAACTGCCGAGAAACTGTTGGCCGAAGGGAAAGATCATTGAGACTTGCAATACCAGAGACGGTCAGATACGGTCAGCCACTGTACGGACGGTGAATGGCATGTACTAG